The Candidatus Atribacteria bacterium genomic interval ATAACTTATCTTCAAAATACTGTTTTATTTCTCCAATAACTTCCTTGGCTAAATTACTTCTGGTATCGGCAATGGTAATTAAAATGTTTATTTTTAATGAATGGTTCAAATTTTTCCGCACGATCTCAGTTGTTTCAATAAATTCTTCTATCCCTCTAAGAGCAAAATAATGTGGCTGCATAGGAATAATAACTTCATCACATGCTTTTAAGGCGTTTACAGTAAGGATTCCCAAAGAAGGTGGGCAATCAATAAGAATATAATCAAAAGGCACTTCGCACTCTCTTATGCTAGCACTTAAAAAATCTTCTCTGCCTATTTGATCTATGAGTTTATATTCTGCACTGGCAAAGTCAATATTGGAAGGTGCTACAAATAAATTATTTCCGTTATTTACTTGTAGCTTTATGATTACCTCTTCTAATTTCAATTTATTTTTGGAACGATGGGGTTCTAATACATTTAATATCGTTTTAGACAAAGTATCCGGTTCAATACTCAATCCTAAAGTAGTATGAGCTTGGGGGTCTAAATCAACTAATAATACTTTTCTACCCAATGCTGCCAAACTTGCTCCCAAATTTATGGTAGTGGTGGTCTTTGCTACTCCGCCTTTTTGATTAGCAATAGATATTGTCCGCACGTACCCTATCTCCCTAAAATAATAAAGTGAATTTATTTTTAGCAGAATATTTCGATATAATTATATCATAGTTTTTTAAATATAGAAAAGAATTTATAAAAATAGCAAATATTCTTTCTTACTAATAAGCTTTTCAGTATTCTATTCTATATTATTTTATAAAATCCTTCTTTTTAAGAATTTTTTTTAAAATTATTTTTTAATAGATACTCGTTTAGCAAGGTAAACAAAAAATCAATAAAACAGATAGGTCACAATTCATTGTGCTCCGACAAAAGAAAATTAGTGTAACGGTGCCCTGTATCTTATTGAACTAACGATAAATTTATCATTTGACTTTTTTAAAATTTAAATATATACTTGGTATTAATAACTACTATTAATATTAACTCATAGTTGTTTAGTAAAGATTGTGGAAGGAGGATATTTTTATGGAATTAGTTACACTAAATGAAATGCTAAGAAACAGTGTAAGTCTTTATAGTGATAGAATTGCTTTTAAAGTAAAAAAAGATGGAAAATTTGCGCCTATTACTTATCAAGAATTTTATAAAAAAGTAGAAATTTTTGCCACAGGATTACTTGGTATTGGAATAGAAAAATTTGACCATGTAGGTCTGGTTAGTGATAATCGCTTTGAATGGATTATATCTGATATGGCAATTATAGGTTTAAGGGCGGTAGATATTCCCTGCAGTGGAGGCAGCTCTCCTCAGGATATTTATTTTAAACTAAACCATTCGGATTCTACCAGCGCTATACTGGAAGGAGAAACGCAACTTTCTAATTTCTATAAAATAGCCAAAGATATCCCCCAGATAAAAAATATCATCCTCTATGACAAGATTAAGATCTTCTCCGAAAAAGAAGCTTTCCCGGAATGGACTATTCCTATTAATTTTAAAGAACAAGAAGAAATAAGTAAAAAATTTAAATCTGAAATAGAACTATTAGCAAAAAACAACAATAAATATCTCTTCTTGTCATCTAAAGCCAAGATATTTTTAGAAAAATATCTTGATAAAAACATAGATAATCTTCTCAGGGAGGTGCACTTAAAAGACAAAGCCGATTCGGTAAAAAATAGCCTTATTAATAGAGCAGTAGTGATAGGCGGAGAATACAATAAAACTCATTCCCCTAAAATTTATTCCTTCGAAGGGGTAAATAAAATAGGTGAAAATTTATTAGCTCAGGGAGATGTTTCCTTTTCAG includes:
- a CDS encoding ParA family protein, which produces MRTISIANQKGGVAKTTTTINLGASLAALGRKVLLVDLDPQAHTTLGLSIEPDTLSKTILNVLEPHRSKNKLKLEEVIIKLQVNNGNNLFVAPSNIDFASAEYKLIDQIGREDFLSASIRECEVPFDYILIDCPPSLGILTVNALKACDEVIIPMQPHYFALRGIEEFIETTEIVRKNLNHSLKINILITIADTRSNLAKEVIGEIKQYFEDKLFKTIIRKNIALVEASSQGVPALQYSPNSHGAIDYYKLAQEVISFEKEEISTGIQ